A single Streptomyces sp. 2114.4 DNA region contains:
- a CDS encoding helix-turn-helix transcriptional regulator, whose protein sequence is MAEVFSALADPTRRRILDALAAHGEATATVLAAELPVSRQAIVKHLGILDRAGLVAGHREGREARYRVIPERLGITARWMDRVAAVWDTRLSAIKRLAEEE, encoded by the coding sequence GTGGCGGAGGTCTTCTCCGCGCTGGCGGACCCGACCCGCCGCCGGATACTCGACGCCCTCGCCGCGCACGGCGAGGCGACCGCCACGGTCCTGGCGGCCGAATTGCCGGTCAGCCGCCAGGCCATCGTCAAACACCTGGGGATCCTGGACCGCGCCGGTCTGGTCGCAGGACACCGGGAGGGCAGGGAAGCGCGCTACCGGGTCATACCGGAGCGGCTGGGGATCACCGCCCGGTGGATGGACCGGGTGGCCGCCGTCTGGGACACCCGTCTCTCGGCGATCAAGCGCCTCGCCGAGGAGGAGTGA
- a CDS encoding SRPBCC family protein, producing MSTGSNQHKDGGAGGAHDRIEREISIAAPVERVWAVLTEPEHVGSWFGQGEPAPVDLRPGGIMELDHGEYGQFLTKIVKVDPPHHFSYRWASAHPGEVAVEGNSTLVEFTLTEEGDGTHLRVVESGFAGLRIPEDRKKTAGYESHSAGWTGQVENIRRYTEQLAA from the coding sequence ATGAGCACCGGCAGCAATCAGCACAAGGACGGCGGCGCGGGCGGCGCCCACGACCGCATCGAGCGGGAGATCAGCATCGCCGCGCCCGTGGAGCGCGTCTGGGCCGTGCTCACCGAGCCGGAGCACGTCGGCTCCTGGTTCGGCCAGGGCGAGCCGGCGCCGGTCGATCTGCGGCCGGGCGGGATCATGGAGCTCGACCACGGTGAGTACGGCCAGTTCCTGACCAAGATCGTGAAGGTGGACCCGCCGCACCACTTCTCGTACCGCTGGGCCAGTGCGCACCCCGGTGAGGTGGCGGTCGAGGGCAACTCCACCCTCGTCGAATTCACCCTCACCGAGGAGGGCGACGGCACCCACCTGCGCGTGGTGGAGAGCGGATTCGCCGGCCTCCGCATCCCCGAGGACCGGAAGAAGACCGCGGGGTACGAAAGCCACTCCGCGGGCTGGACCGGCCAGGTGGAGAACATCCGGCGGTACACGGAGCAGCTCGCGGCATGA
- a CDS encoding amino acid permease — MPMVSRPGGRPEEPPDTTTRTGSAPTGAGEPARTPTGEPTGEPTGEPAGESTGEPAAEPDPRHRLTTLQGLAALSLDALASVAYGPESIVLVLAAAGSYGLGFTLPVTLAIATLLAVLVASYRQVIAAFPDGGGSYAVARTHLGRRAALVAAAALLLDYVLNVAVSVTAGAAALTSAFPALYDDRTAICLTVLLLITGINLRGIVDSAKAFLVPTAVFIGAILTVIVAGLLRDAPASTVTTYGHPSALAQNATAVGALLLLKAFASGCSALTGVEAVANAVPSFRAPAARRAQRTEVALGALLGVMLIGLSVLIGRFHLQPVAGVTVLAQLADASLGHNGAFYVVQFATMVLLALAANTSFGGLPVLMGLLARDNYLPHVFGLKADRQVHRHGVLALAAVAAALLLVSGGEVNTLVPLFAIGVFVGFTLCQIGMVRHWRRHRSSGWRGKALLNGFGALLTGVSALVVTATKFTEGAWLLVIALPLLVLTFEAVHRAYARIGERLGLGRVPGPLHRAPSLVIVPVSYLSRLTCEALNAAVSLGDEVVAVTVTHDAPEDRPAAEALRRDWELWNPGVELLELPSATRSLGRPIAACVTGLAARRPTTRITVLIPEAEPAHLWQRLLQNQRGAVVARAVRRDTDAVICRLRFRLEQQSARS; from the coding sequence ATGCCGATGGTGTCCCGGCCCGGTGGCCGGCCCGAGGAACCGCCGGATACCACCACCCGCACCGGCAGCGCCCCCACCGGCGCCGGCGAACCCGCTCGTACGCCCACCGGTGAGCCCACGGGTGAACCCACAGGCGAGCCCGCTGGTGAATCCACTGGCGAGCCCGCCGCCGAGCCCGATCCCCGCCACCGGCTCACCACACTCCAGGGCCTGGCCGCCCTCTCCCTCGATGCCCTGGCGTCCGTCGCCTACGGCCCCGAGTCGATCGTGCTGGTCCTGGCCGCGGCAGGCAGCTACGGCCTTGGTTTCACGCTGCCCGTCACACTCGCCATCGCCACGCTGCTGGCCGTCCTGGTCGCGTCGTACCGCCAGGTGATCGCGGCTTTCCCCGACGGCGGCGGCTCGTACGCGGTGGCCAGGACGCACCTCGGCCGCCGGGCCGCCCTGGTGGCCGCCGCCGCCCTCCTCCTCGACTACGTCCTCAATGTCGCGGTCTCCGTGACGGCCGGTGCAGCGGCCCTGACCTCGGCGTTCCCCGCGCTCTACGACGACCGGACGGCGATCTGCCTGACGGTGCTGCTGCTGATCACCGGCATCAACCTGCGCGGCATCGTCGACTCGGCGAAGGCGTTCCTCGTCCCCACCGCCGTCTTCATCGGCGCCATCCTGACGGTGATCGTCGCCGGCCTCCTCCGCGACGCCCCCGCCTCGACCGTCACCACCTATGGTCACCCCTCCGCTCTCGCCCAGAACGCCACCGCCGTCGGCGCCCTGCTCCTGCTCAAGGCCTTCGCGTCCGGCTGCTCGGCGCTGACGGGTGTCGAGGCGGTGGCCAACGCGGTGCCGTCCTTCCGGGCGCCGGCGGCCAGGCGTGCCCAGCGCACCGAGGTCGCGCTCGGCGCCCTGCTCGGCGTGATGCTGATCGGGCTGTCCGTCCTGATCGGCCGCTTCCACCTCCAGCCGGTGGCGGGCGTGACCGTCCTCGCGCAGCTCGCGGACGCCTCCCTGGGCCACAACGGGGCCTTCTACGTGGTCCAGTTCGCCACCATGGTGCTGCTGGCCCTCGCCGCCAACACCTCCTTCGGCGGGCTGCCCGTCCTGATGGGCCTGCTCGCCCGGGACAACTACCTGCCGCACGTCTTCGGCCTCAAGGCGGACCGGCAGGTCCACCGGCACGGCGTGCTGGCCCTCGCCGCCGTGGCCGCGGCGCTGCTGCTCGTTTCCGGCGGCGAGGTCAACACCCTCGTCCCGCTGTTCGCCATCGGTGTCTTCGTCGGCTTCACGCTCTGCCAGATCGGCATGGTCCGGCACTGGCGCCGCCACCGCTCCTCCGGGTGGCGCGGCAAGGCCCTGCTGAACGGTTTCGGCGCCCTGCTCACCGGTGTCTCGGCACTCGTCGTCACCGCCACCAAGTTCACCGAGGGCGCCTGGCTCCTCGTCATCGCCCTGCCGCTGCTGGTCCTCACCTTCGAAGCCGTACACCGTGCCTATGCCCGTATCGGCGAACGCCTCGGCCTGGGCCGCGTCCCCGGCCCCCTGCACCGTGCCCCCTCCCTCGTCATCGTCCCCGTCTCGTACCTCTCCCGGCTGACCTGCGAGGCCCTGAACGCGGCGGTGTCCCTGGGCGATGAGGTGGTGGCGGTCACCGTCACCCACGACGCCCCCGAGGACCGCCCGGCCGCCGAGGCCCTGCGCCGCGACTGGGAACTGTGGAACCCCGGCGTGGAACTCCTCGAACTGCCCTCCGCCACCCGCTCCCTCGGCCGTCCCATAGCCGCCTGCGTCACCGGCCTGGCGGCACGGCGCCCCACCACCCGCATCACCGTCCTGATCCCGGAGGCCGAGCCCGCCCACCTCTGGCAGCGCCTGCTGCAGAACCAGCGCGGCGCGGTCGTCGCCCGCGCGGTGCGCCGGGACACGGACGCGGTCATCTGCCGGCTGCGGTTCCGCCTGGAGCAACAGAGCGCCCGCTCGTGA
- a CDS encoding oxidoreductase: MTRWNTSHIADQTGRSAVVTGANSGLGYATARELARHGARVLLACRNEARGMAALDRLRADVPAAEAEFRPLDLADLSSVRDFAAALDDFDGDRLDLLINNAGVMALPYLTTADGFEMQFGTNHLGHFALTGLLLPKLLATPGARVVTVSSMLHVLADLDYTDLNSARSYRRWIAYSRSKSANLLFTHELARRLAAAGSQVVAAAAHPGYASTNLMTAGVRMEGRTSAERIIDFGTGLIGQSPDGGALGTLCAATAPHMRPDSFIGPRNGLRGAPAQSFRAPWTKKDAAGERLWAASEELTGVHYDFSRPAAAF; encoded by the coding sequence GTGACCCGGTGGAACACCAGCCACATCGCCGACCAGACCGGCCGCTCGGCGGTCGTCACCGGCGCCAACAGCGGACTCGGCTACGCCACGGCACGTGAACTGGCCCGGCACGGCGCCCGCGTACTGCTGGCCTGCCGCAACGAGGCGCGGGGCATGGCCGCCCTGGACCGGCTGCGGGCCGACGTCCCCGCCGCCGAGGCCGAGTTCCGGCCCCTCGACCTGGCCGATCTCTCCTCCGTACGGGACTTCGCCGCCGCCCTCGACGACTTCGACGGCGACCGCCTCGACCTGCTCATCAACAACGCCGGCGTGATGGCACTGCCGTACCTGACCACCGCCGACGGCTTCGAGATGCAGTTCGGCACCAACCACCTCGGCCACTTCGCGCTGACCGGGCTGCTGCTGCCCAAGCTCCTCGCCACGCCCGGCGCCCGGGTCGTCACCGTCTCCAGCATGCTGCACGTCCTCGCCGACCTCGACTACACCGACCTCAACAGCGCGCGCTCCTACCGCCGCTGGATCGCGTACAGCCGCTCCAAGAGCGCCAACCTGCTCTTCACCCACGAACTGGCCCGGCGGCTGGCCGCGGCCGGCTCCCAGGTCGTCGCGGCCGCCGCGCACCCCGGATACGCCTCCACCAACCTCATGACCGCGGGCGTCCGCATGGAGGGCCGCACCTCCGCCGAGCGGATCATCGACTTCGGGACCGGCCTCATCGGCCAGTCCCCGGACGGCGGCGCCCTGGGCACCCTCTGCGCGGCCACCGCGCCCCATATGCGGCCGGACTCCTTCATCGGGCCGCGCAACGGGCTGCGCGGCGCCCCCGCCCAGTCCTTCCGCGCCCCCTGGACCAAGAAGGACGCAGCCGGCGAGCGCCTGTGGGCCGCGTCGGAAGAGCTCACCGGCGTCCACTACGACTTCTCACGGCCGGCCGCGGCATTCTGA